Proteins from a genomic interval of Toxoplasma gondii ME49 chromosome Ia, whole genome shotgun sequence:
- a CDS encoding RNA recognition motif-containing protein (encoded by transcript TGME49_294710) gives MLGGASGLGAAPTRALYSTANVLYIKNLSPLVTEDHIRQIFTHCGEILNIGFKAYLNNPAQRYCVLEFKDSAGITAASQLNNTPLLNVPMTVTVVEPAGGGTFIAAPEALAGASGALGSSSLEALAKQAALNVQHPVGQPALAPGQVGEGVRQLQQLQQQQLQQFEANGALGAGAQLATAGAVAALGGQAGGAAAFGAMPLNSQMSVVEIAMQNHLSNLQAVQSAALQAKILAEKKKTELGLGVSIGPGAGGLLPAAASLVTGCPHKETELQQLGRTVFVENFPEEYEKEELHLLLRDFGKISNLRFGQHPEKGSKFAVVEFETAEEAQFLRGMDAKPIGNLTLTIKESQSVVNFRDPDGVLFDVPPPPILAVLKQQQTPEAQQEALQSKLKEVKYAKLEIEEKFKAATRPKRESRSRGVSSRRRRRNRSSSGSVEAPRGRSLSPGRRGSVERKRRKEERPERGRDSSRSLSAGARGGSGAGRSLRGGGRGERRGASRSPRRSLERRGDSRGRLGSEGAGRGRERAVASGARAPRPVEARRSISRSPDMTETRRSGETAQKDEVQRDGSRLSPREAEREGDGCSDEARKHVSRSASREAGRARKPEGRPKNLGVTAGPEALPSGDKKPTGPAAENGLARCAEASESEPESPGLGRRARDTKERDGRGGDLRSPRRRGTLSNKRDAFSCSSRSPSADRRRALRETERKRPLDASASRSPSGPRQRPPGAWPHGPQTQRGADPRSSSRSPEGRSGARRRLSPFSKKKEDRDLSRERGGRAGPSRLSVDGRRGGPERRGRRSGSRRHSSLSDSDRSPSFSPGRPQRVPGPRGPSGESGLAYGRPRPRLSGRPDAERGPSPFSRRRRRSVSRSGDRNSVEDGRLSRGGSRGRRPGPSRRPSDRLEPGEEAMRDRDDDYSRGGFPGPRIRGDRRGGAPYGPGGRRPGSREPSFGRELHPGEKGDGPARSGARVPVRGRGTGAQLAETASTAWGGPGRMEKGREDGPFGMRGEGPRGRGRQPGRRRLGRRDGDSGDEGGRDARMDRYKSQSRSLSEDSDSASPVSGGGVGPGVGGSRRGSRSSGLAGREALEGEGAPAASREEVERNGGARAPQGAGEFRSGSAAEDSLGAKDAVGPKPMNALCGGRPGTQGSAGTA, from the exons ATGTTGGGGGGGGCGTCAGGCCTGGGGGCCGCGCCGACGCGCGCGCTGTACAGCACCGCAAACGTTCTGTACATCAAGAATCTGTCTCCCTTGGTGACGGAGGATCACATTCGACAGATCTTCACACACTGCGGCGAAATTCTGAACATCGGCTTCAAGGCGTACCTCAACAACCCAGCGCAGCGCTATTGCGTCCTCGAGTTCAAGGATTCTGCGGGCATCACGGCGGCCTCGCAGCTCAACAATACGCCTCTCCTCAACGTCCCCATGACGGTTACGGTCGTCGAACCTGCGGGCGGCGGGACCTTCATCGCCGCGCCAGAGGCCCTCGCGGGCGCTTCCGGCGCGCTGGGCTCCAGTTCGCTGGAGGCGCTCGCGAAGCAAGCCGCCTTGAATGTGCAGCATCCCGTTGGCCAACCAGCTCTCGCGCCGGGGCAAGTCGGCGAGGGCGTCcgccagctgcagcagctccagcagcagcagctccaGCAATTCGAGGCAAACGGCGCGCTGGGAGCCGGAGCCCAGCTCGCGACTGCAGGCGCGGTCGCGGCGCTGGGGGGACAGGCCGGCGGCGCCGCGGCCTTCGGGGCCATGCCCCTCAACAGCCAGATGAGCGTCGTCGAAATCGCCATGCAAAACCACCTCAGCAACTTGCAG gctGTTCAGTCAGCCGCTCTCCAGGCGAAGATCctcgcagagaagaagaaaaccgaaCTGGGCCTAGGTGTCTCCATCGGTCCCGGCGCCGGCGGGCTGCTCCCGGCTGCGGCCTCTCTGGTCACCGGGTGCCCccacaaggagacagagctcCAGCAGTTGGGGAGGACGGTGTTCGTCGAGAACTTCCCCGAAGAG tacgaaaaagaggaactcCATCTGCTCCTTCGGGACTTCGGGAAGATCTCCAACCTTCGCTTCGGCCAGCATCCTGAGAAAGGATCCAA GTTCGCCGTTGTCGAGTTCGAAACCGCGGAAGAGGCGCAGTTTCTGCGAGGCATGGATGCGAAGCCAATTGGCAATTTGACTCTAAC GATCAAGGAGTCGCAGTCGGTGGTGAACTTTCGCGACCCGGACGGCGTTCTGTTCGATGTGCCACCGCCGCCGATCCTCGCGGTGttgaagcagcagcagacgccGGAGGCCCAGCAAGAGGCTCTGCAGAGCAAACTGAAGGAGGTGAAGTACGCGAAACTGGAGATCGAAGAAAAGTTCAAGGCTGCGACGCGCCCCAAGCGCGAGAGCAGAAGCCGAG gtgtctcctcgcgtcgcCGACGTCGGAACCGGAGCAGCAGTGGGAGCGTCGAAgcgccgagaggaagaagtctgTCCCCAGGGCGTCGTGGGTCGGttgagaggaagcgaagaaaggaggaaaggcCCGAGCGCGGACGAGACTCCTCTCGCAGTCTCTCGGCCGGGGCTCGCGGAGGTAGCGGCGCGGGGCGGAGCCTCCGCGGGGGAGGgcgcggagagaggcgcggggCCTCGCGGTCGCCGCGAAGGAGCctcgagagacgcggcgaCAGCAGAGGCCGGTTGGGTTCAGAGGGCGCCGGACGCGGCCGGGAGCGAGCTGTCGCGAGCGGAGCTCGAGCCCCGAGACCGGTGGAGGCACGCCGGAGCATCAGCCGGTCGCCCGACAtgacggagacgcgacgcAGCGGGGAGACCGCACAGAAGGACGAGGTGCAGCGGGATGGGTCccggctgtctccgcgagaAGCCGAGCGAGAGGGCGACGGCTGCAGCGACGAGGCTCGAAAGCATGTGAGCCGGAGCGCATCCCGGGAGGCGGGTCGGGCGCGAAAGCCAGAGGGGCGTCCCAAGAACCTGGGGGTGACAGCCGGACCTGAGGCCCTTCCGAGTGGGGACAAGAAGCCCACAGGCCCTGCGGCAGAGAATGGCCTGGCCCGCTGTGCTGAGGCCTCGGAAAGCGAGCCTGAGAGTCCTGGGCTCGGGCGCAGGGCCAGGGacacgaaggaaagagacgggAGGGGCGGGGACTTGCGAAGTCCGCGAAGACGCGGGACGCTCTCGAACAAGCGCGACGCTTTCTCGTGCTCTTCGCGTTCACCGTCAGCGGATCGCCGAAGGGCGTTGAGAGAGACCGAAAGGAAACGACCTCTCGACGCGTCCGCCTCCCGGTCCCCCTCGGGGCCTCGCCAGAGACCCCCAGGTGCCTGGCCCCACGGTCCACAGACCCAACGGGGCGCGGACCCGCGCTCCTCGTCGCGGTCGCCGGAGGGCCGCAGCGGAGCGCGGCGgcgcttgtctcctttctcgaagaaaaaggaggacaGGGACCTTTCGAGGGAGCGAGGTGGCAGAGCCGGACCCAGTCGGCTCTCGGTAGACGGTAGACGCGGAGGCCCtgagagacgaggcagacggTCCGggtcgaggagacactccTCACTGTCGGACAGCGACCGGagtccttctttctccccagGGCGCCCGCAGCGAGTCCCGGGGCCTCGGGGACCGTCGGGCGAGTCGGGCCTCGCTTACGGGAGACCCCGACCGCGCCTTTCGGGGCGTCCCGACGCGGAGCGGGGgccgtctccgttttcgcgCCGCAGGCGTCGAAGTGTCTCCAGAAGCGGAGACCGGAACTCCGTGGAAGACGGCCGGCTGAGCAGGGGCGGGAGTCGGGGTAGGCGCCCCGGACCTAGCCGCCGCCCGTCGGATCGCCTCGAgcctggagaggaagcgatgagagacagagacgacgactACTCCCGCGGCGGCTTTCCAGGTCCGCGGATCCGAGGGGACAGACGGGGCGGCGCGCCTTACGGACCGGGGGGCAGAAGGCCCGGCAGCCGCGAGCCTTCGTTTGGGCGCGAATTGCATCCGGGCGAGAAGGGCGACGGCCCCGCGCGGAGTGGCGCCCGCGTGCCGGTTCGCGGCCGCGGGACTGGAGCCCAACTAGCGGAGACAGCCAGCACGGCGTGGGGAGGCCCCGGCCGGATGGAGAAGGGACGAGAAGACGGACCGTTCGGGATGAGAGGCGAAGGGCCgagaggacgagggagacaacccggaaggcggagactcggacggagagacggcgactccggtgacgaaggaggcagagatgCGCGCATGGACAGATACAAAAGCCAGTCGAG ATCTCTGAGTGAAGACAGCGACTCTGCGTCCCCCGTCAGTGGCGGCGGCGTCGGGCCGGGCGTCGGAGGCTCTCGCCGTGGCTCCCGGAGCTCCGGCCTCGCTGGGCGCGAGGCcctcgaaggcgaaggcgcgcctgctgcctctcgcgAGGAGGTCGAAAGGAACGGCGGTGCGAGAGCCCCCCAGGGAGCAGGGGAGTTTCGGAGTGGGTCCGCGGCCGAGGACTCGTTGGGCGCGAAGGATGCAGTCGGACCCAAGCCGATGAATGCTCTGTGCGGCGGGCGCCCTGGGACTCAGGGGAGCGCTGGAACTGCGTGA